One genomic segment of Anguilla anguilla isolate fAngAng1 chromosome 2, fAngAng1.pri, whole genome shotgun sequence includes these proteins:
- the LOC118216407 gene encoding carbohydrate sulfotransferase 12-like, with product MGKSRLFRIFLILGSLFMILLIIIYWDDVGATHFYLHTTVSGPHLSHLPAQSHSASKHKAYDDKGNSFLSDIDAFINQFLEGTVEPSQQAKEDGAPEALHNQSGEAGKPEEKFVPRREWKIHLTPISAELRQRQEDRKQLIHDLCTNSTLDFLGKNRTFDDIPNKDLDHLIVDDRHGIIYCYVPKVACTNWKRIMIMLSESLLVDGAPYQDPLDIPQEHIHNSSLHFTFNKFWKRYGKFSRHLMKIKLKKYTKFLFVRDPFVRLISAYRNKFEQENEEFYKRFAVIMLKRYGNYSDPPASVVDAFAAGIRPSFSHFVQYLLDSQTEKEMPFNEHWRQVYRLCHPCQVNYDFVGKLETLDEDAEHLLRILRVDNIVQFPASSRNRTVSSWEQDWFAKIPYELRRKLYKLYEADFKLFGYSKPEKLLHE from the coding sequence ATGGGAAAGTCAAGACTCTTTCGCATTTTTTTAATCCTCGGGTCCCTGTTTATGATCCTGCTGATTATAATATATTGGGATGACGTTGGAGCCACACATTTTTACCTGCACACCACTGTGTCCGGACCTCACCTCTCCCACCTTCCTGCTCAAAGTCACTCTGCCTCTAAGCATAAAGCATACGATGACAAGGGTAACTCCTTCCTCTCAGACATCGATGCGTTTATCAACCAGTTCCTGGAGGGCACCGTTGAGCCCAGTCAGCAAGCGAAGGAGGACGGTGCCCCGGAAGCCTTGCACAACCAGTCTGGGGAGGCAGGGAAGCCGGAGGAGAAATTTGTTCCGAGGCGGGAGTGGAAGATTCACCTGACTCCCATCTCTGCGGAACTGAGGCAGAGGCAGGAAGACAGGAAGCAGCTGATCCACGACCTCTGCACAAACAGCACCCTCGACTTCCTGGGAAAGAACAGGACGTTCGATGACATCCCCAACAAGGACCTGGACCACCTGATCGTGGACGACCGGCACGGGATCATTTACTGCTACGTGCCAAAGGTAGCCTGCACAAACTGGAAGCGCATCATGATCATGCTGAGCGAGAGCCTCTTGGTCGATGGCGCTCCCTACCAGGACCCGCTGGACATTCCGCAAGAGCACATCCACAACAGCAGCCTCCATTTTACCTTCAACAAGTTCTGGAAGCGATACGGAAAGTTCTCTCGACACCTCATGAAGATCAAGCTGAAAAAATACACCAAATTTCTGTTTGTCAGGGACCCCTTTGTCCGGCTGATTTCTGCGTACCGGAACAAGTTTGAGCAGGAGAACGAAGAGTTCTACAAGAGGTTTGCCGTCATCATGCTGAAAAGGTACGGCAATTACTCCGACCCCCCTGCCTCGGTGGTCGATGCTTTTGCGGCCGGGATTCGCCCTTCTTTCTCACACTTTGTCCAGTATTTATTAGATTCCCAGACTGAAAAAGAGATGCCCTTCAATGAACACTGGCGCCAGGTGTATCGCCTGTGTCATCCCTGCCAAGTCAATTATGACTTTGTGGGGAAGTTGGAGACCTTGGACGAGGACGCAGAACACTTGCTCCGTATTCTTCGGGTGGATAATATTGTCCAGTTCCCTGCCAGCAGCCGCAATAGAACAGTTAGCAGCTGGGAGCAGGATTGGTTTGCCAAAATCCCCTATGAATTGAGAAGAAAGCTGTACAAGCTTTATGAGGCTGACTTCAAACTTTTTGGATATTCTAAGCCTGAAAAGCTGTTACATGAGTGA